In the genome of Cystobacter fuscus DSM 2262, one region contains:
- the recF gene encoding DNA replication/repair protein RecF (All proteins in this family for which functions are known are DNA-binding proteins that assist the filamentation of RecA onto DNA for the initiation of recombination or recombinational repair.) — protein MRLLALHVQDFRNLGQVSLSPSPHATIAVGQNGQGKTNLLEALYFLATLKPLRAGRLSELVRWGAPAARVTGRFLLKGAEREISVEVAGGVRQSFVDGKKAPSLEEYFGGVSVVAFTPDDLEVVKGGPDSRRGFLDRAVFNRFPAFLRESREYARALKNRNRLLRTGPVDSVYLEAYDETLAKAGARVYARRRALMAELAPRAQATFASIGRTPDPASYGYRPAHLGELDFAQADEAALANALREALASRSRRDLERGFTSVGPHADDVSVTLGSRSARAYASQGQQRALVLGWKIAEIENLEAATGFLPLLLLDDVSSELDPERNAYLMRYLAESGAQVFLTTTDASLVRAAAAQDTLWMGVRSGAVSLSPPGDSPSGLSSPPDGGEPG, from the coding sequence GTGCGCCTGTTGGCACTCCACGTCCAGGACTTCCGTAACCTCGGCCAGGTCTCCCTGTCGCCGAGCCCGCACGCGACCATCGCGGTGGGGCAGAACGGTCAGGGAAAGACCAACCTGCTCGAAGCCCTCTACTTCCTCGCGACACTCAAGCCTCTGCGCGCGGGCCGGTTGTCGGAGCTCGTCCGGTGGGGCGCTCCGGCCGCACGGGTCACGGGCCGCTTCCTCCTCAAGGGCGCCGAACGCGAAATCTCCGTGGAGGTGGCCGGCGGCGTCCGGCAGTCCTTCGTGGATGGGAAGAAGGCCCCCAGCCTGGAGGAGTACTTCGGTGGCGTCTCGGTGGTGGCCTTCACGCCGGATGATCTGGAGGTCGTCAAGGGCGGCCCGGATTCGCGCCGGGGCTTCCTGGATCGCGCCGTCTTCAACCGCTTCCCCGCCTTCCTGCGCGAGAGCCGCGAGTACGCTCGGGCCCTGAAGAATCGCAACCGTCTGCTGCGCACGGGCCCGGTGGACTCCGTCTACCTCGAGGCCTACGACGAGACCCTCGCCAAGGCCGGCGCCCGCGTCTATGCCCGGCGACGGGCCCTCATGGCCGAACTCGCGCCCCGTGCCCAGGCCACCTTCGCCTCCATCGGGCGCACCCCCGACCCCGCCTCCTATGGGTACCGCCCCGCCCATCTCGGCGAGCTCGACTTCGCCCAGGCCGATGAGGCGGCCCTCGCCAACGCGCTCCGTGAAGCGCTCGCGTCCCGCTCCCGAAGAGACCTCGAGCGAGGCTTCACCTCCGTGGGCCCCCACGCGGATGATGTCTCCGTCACCCTGGGCTCGCGCAGCGCTCGCGCCTACGCCAGTCAGGGCCAGCAGCGCGCGCTCGTGCTGGGATGGAAGATCGCCGAGATCGAGAACCTCGAGGCGGCCACGGGCTTCCTGCCCCTGCTCCTGCTCGATGATGTCTCGAGCGAGCTGGATCCCGAGCGCAATGCCTACCTGATGCGCTACCTCGCCGAGAGCGGCGCCCAGGTCTTCCTCACCACCACCGACGCCAGCCTCGTGCGCGCCGCCGCCGCCCAGGACACCCTGTGGATGGGCGTGCGCTCGGGCGCGGTCTCCCTCTCTCCTCCCGGTGACTCCCCCTCCGGGCTGTCCTCTCCCCCGGACGGCGGCGAGCCCGGGTGA